In Bos taurus isolate L1 Dominette 01449 registration number 42190680 breed Hereford chromosome 9, ARS-UCD2.0, whole genome shotgun sequence, a single genomic region encodes these proteins:
- the LOC785080 gene encoding trace amine-associated receptor 6, producing MSSNSSPTAAVQLCYEHLNGSCVKTPYSPASRVILYMVYGFGGVLAVFGNLLVMTAILHFKQLHSPTNFLIASLACTDFVLGVTVMPFSMVRSVENCWYFGQSFCALHTCCDVAFCYSSLFHLCFISIDRYIAVTDPLVYPTKFTVSVSCICISISWILPITYSGAVFYTGANENGLEELSSALNCVGGCQIVINQNWVLVHFLSFFIPTFVMLILYCNIFLVARQQAKKIENISSKRESSSDSYKSRVAKRERKAAKTLGITVIAFMISWLPYSIDSLIDAFMGFITLAYIYEICCWCTYYNSAMNPLIYALFYPWFRKAIKVIVSGGVFKNGSASMNLFSE from the coding sequence ATGAGCAGCAACTCATCCCCCACTGCAGCTGTGCAGCTCTGCTATGAGCACCTGAACGGATCTTGTGTGAAAACCCCCTACTCACCCGCATCCCGCGTGATTCTGTACATGGTGTATGGCTTTGGGGGTGTCCTGGCTGTGTTTGGAAACCTCCTGGTGATGACTGCCATCCTTCATTTCAAGCAGCTGCACTCACCAACCAATTTTCTCATTGCCTCTCTGGCCTGTACGGACTTTGTACTAGGAGTGACTGTGATGCCATTCAGCATGGTCAGGTCTGTGGAGAACTGCTGGTACTTTGGGCAAAGTTTCTGTGCTTTGCACACATGCTGTGATGTGGCATTTTGTTACTCCTCTCTCTTCCACCTGTGCTTCATCTCCATCGACAGGTACATTGCTGTTACTGACCCTCTGGTCTATCCCACCAAGTTCACGGTGTCTGTATCATGCATATGCATCAGCATCTCCTGGATCCTACCCATTACTTACAGTGGTGCCGTGTTCTACACAGGTGCCAATGAGAATGGGCTAGAGGAATTGTCTAGTGCCCTCAACTGTGTAGGAGGTTGTCAGATAGTTATAAATCAAAACTGGGTGTTGGTACATTTTCTATCCTTCTTTATACCTACCTTTGTTATGCTAATTCtctattgtaatattttcctagTGGCCAGACAACAGGCTAAAAAGATTGAAAATATCAGTAGTAAAAGAGAGTCATCATCAGACAGTTATAAATCCAGAGTAgccaagagagagaggaaagcagCTAAAACCCTGGGTATCACAGTCATAGCATTTATGATTTCGTGGTTACCATACAGTATTGACTCATTAATTGATGCCTTTATGGGCTTCATAACCCTGGCCTATATTTATGAGATTTGCTGTTGGTGTACTTATTATAACTCAGCCATGAACCCCTTGATCTATGCTTTATTTTACCCTTGGTTTAGGAAAGCCATCAAAGTCATTGTGAGTGGTGGGGTTTTCAAGAATGGTTCTGCAAGCATGAATTTATTCTCTGAATAA
- the LOC613867 gene encoding trace amine-associated receptor 7a, translating to MSSASPSAAAVQLCYEHLNGSCVKTPCSPGPRLILYTVFIFGAVLAVFGNLLVMISILHFKQLHSPTNFLIASLACADFLLGVTVMPFSTVRSVESCWYFGESYCKFHTCFDGSFCYASIYHLCFISLDRYIAITDPLVYPTRFTESVSGMCIAFSWLFSIIYSFSLLGTGANAARLEGLVSALTCVGGCQIAVNQSWVLVNFLLFFIRTLVMIVLYSKIFLIAKQQARKIESLNNKTGRCSDSFQDRVAKRERKAARTLGVAVVAFLVSWLPYFLDAIIDAFLGFITPTYVYEILVWIAYYNSAMNPLIYAFFYPWFRKAIKLIVTGKVLRANSSTVNLFSG from the coding sequence ATGAGCAGTGCGTCTCCTTCTGCTGCAGCTGTGCAGCTCTGCTACGAGCACCTGAATGGATCCTGTGTGAAAACCCCCTGCTCACCAGGTCCCCGCCTCATCCTGTACACAGTGTTCATCTTTGGAGCTGTGCTGGCTGTATTTGGAAATCTCCTGGTGATGATTTCCATTCTCCACTTCAAGCAGCTGCATTCTCCTACCAACTTCTTGATTGCTTCTCTGGCCTGTGCTGACTTCTTGCTGGGAGTGACTGTGATGCCCTTCAGCACAGTGAGGTCCGTGGAGAGCTGCTGGTACTTTGGGGAAAGTTACTGTAAATTTCACACTTGTTTTGATGGGTCATTCTGTTATGCTTCCATCTACCACTTGTGCTTTATCTCTCTGGACAGGTACATTGCGATCACTGACCCCCTGGTCTATCCAACCAGGTTcactgagtctgtttctggtatGTGTATTGCCTTCTCCTGGCTCTTTTcgattatttattctttttcccttcttGGCACAGGAGCAAATGCAGCTAGACTGGAGGGTCTAGTAAGTGCGCTCACCTGTGTGGGAGGCTGTCAAATTGCAGTGAATCAGAGTTGGGTATTGGtgaattttctattatttttcatccGCACCCTTGTGATGATAGTTCTTTACTCCAAGATTTTCCTCATTGCTAAACAGCAGGCTAGAAAAATTGAGAGTCTGAACAACAAGACTGGGAGATGCTCAGACAGCTTCCAAGACAGAGTGgccaagagggagagaaaggcagCGAGAACACTCGGCGTGGCAGTCGTAGCGTTTCTGGTCTCCTGGCTGCCTTACTTCCTGGATGCCATCATTGATGCCTTCCTAGGTTTCATCACTCCCACATATGTTTATGAAATACTGGTTTGGATTGCTTATTATAACTCAGCTATGAATCCCTTGATTTATGCTTTCTTTTATCCTTGGTTTCGAAAAGCCATCAAACTCATTGTCACTGGCAAAGTCTTGAGAGCGAATTCCTCGacagtaaatttattttctggCTAA